From Actinoplanes oblitus, a single genomic window includes:
- a CDS encoding TetR/AcrR family transcriptional regulator C-terminal domain-containing protein — MASRARHPDRREDALSQERIIEAAVEMLDAGGESALTFRALSATLKTGPGAIYWHVANKGELLTAAADAVLTGAMPATGAGEVPQDVIRAVALGVFDAIEAHPWIGEQMSQLSSQSTTLRIFERLGRQVQALGVPGPAQFDAASALLNYILGVAAQNAAMARSVQRGTDRAEVLDLVASLWTSLDTDEYPFLRNIAAQLRDHDDRAQFLAGVDLILAGIASRYPPA; from the coding sequence ATGGCGAGCAGGGCGCGGCACCCGGACCGGCGCGAGGACGCGCTTTCCCAGGAGCGGATCATCGAAGCCGCCGTCGAGATGCTCGACGCGGGCGGGGAGAGCGCGCTGACCTTCCGCGCGCTCAGCGCGACCCTGAAGACCGGTCCCGGCGCGATCTACTGGCACGTGGCGAACAAGGGTGAGCTGCTCACCGCCGCCGCCGACGCGGTGCTCACCGGTGCGATGCCGGCCACCGGTGCCGGCGAGGTCCCGCAGGACGTGATCCGCGCCGTCGCGCTCGGCGTCTTCGACGCGATCGAGGCGCACCCGTGGATCGGCGAGCAGATGTCCCAGCTCTCCTCGCAGTCCACCACGCTGCGCATCTTCGAACGCCTGGGCCGCCAGGTGCAGGCCCTCGGCGTTCCCGGACCGGCCCAGTTCGACGCCGCGTCGGCCCTGCTCAACTACATCCTCGGCGTGGCCGCCCAGAACGCCGCGATGGCCCGTTCGGTCCAGCGGGGCACCGACCGCGCCGAGGTGCTCGACCTGGTCGCCTCGCTGTGGACCAGCCTCGACACCGACGAGTACCCGTTCCTGCGCAACATCGCCGCCCAGCTGCGGGACCACGACGACCGGGCCCAGTTCCTGGCCGGCGTCGACCTGATCCTGGCCGGCATCGCCAGCCGGTACCCGCCGGCCTGA
- a CDS encoding protease inhibitor I42 family protein yields MRWRGRRVLVLGLAVLIVVTGAGWGLYAWYRHATYGTVADQQELTVAIAAGDRLTLAVPDRGASAGDHWTAQVPATGVLRAVDEQFTYSRVHDRLFGPADGGGAGTRYFIYQADAPGEVTVTLSNCYRGCASASDKAESTATIWLVTVS; encoded by the coding sequence GTGCGGTGGCGTGGGCGGCGGGTTCTGGTGCTGGGACTGGCGGTGCTGATCGTGGTGACCGGGGCCGGCTGGGGGCTGTACGCCTGGTATCGGCACGCCACCTACGGGACCGTTGCCGACCAGCAGGAGCTGACCGTGGCCATCGCCGCCGGGGATCGGCTGACGCTGGCGGTGCCGGATCGGGGCGCCTCGGCCGGGGACCACTGGACGGCGCAGGTCCCGGCCACCGGCGTGCTGCGGGCGGTGGACGAGCAGTTCACCTACAGCCGGGTACACGACCGGCTGTTCGGACCGGCGGACGGCGGCGGGGCCGGCACCCGTTACTTCATCTACCAGGCGGACGCACCGGGCGAGGTGACGGTGACGCTGAGCAACTGCTACCGAGGCTGCGCGTCCGCGTCCGACAAGGCCGAGTCGACCGCCACCATCTGGCTGGTCACCGTCTCCTGA
- a CDS encoding YlbL family protein, producing the protein MKRGHLIAAGALITALLGVGAAVLPMPYVLLEPGPTVDTLGSKDGHDVITVTGAGVSASAGQLRLTTVAVETGVDLPEAWRAWLDSERALVPREAVFTAGKTDKQVNEQNATAFQESESTAVTVALAKLGNPAGVKVTVDVNGIGGPSAGLMISLGIIDKLTPADLTGGRIVAGTGTVDEAGKVGPIGGIPQKLHGAKASGATYFLVPAGNCAEARRNAVPGLPMAKVETVDDALAALTTIAAGGTPAGC; encoded by the coding sequence ATGAAACGTGGCCACCTGATCGCCGCCGGCGCCCTGATCACCGCTCTGCTCGGGGTCGGCGCGGCAGTCCTGCCGATGCCCTACGTGCTGCTCGAGCCGGGACCGACGGTCGACACGCTGGGCAGCAAGGACGGCCACGACGTGATCACGGTGACCGGCGCCGGGGTGTCCGCGTCGGCCGGCCAGCTGCGACTCACCACTGTCGCCGTGGAGACCGGCGTCGACCTGCCCGAGGCGTGGCGCGCCTGGCTCGACTCGGAGCGGGCCCTGGTGCCGCGCGAGGCGGTCTTCACCGCCGGCAAGACCGACAAGCAGGTCAACGAGCAGAACGCGACGGCGTTCCAGGAGTCCGAGTCGACGGCCGTCACCGTCGCGCTGGCCAAGCTCGGCAACCCGGCCGGGGTGAAGGTCACCGTGGACGTCAACGGGATCGGCGGCCCCAGCGCCGGGCTGATGATCAGCCTCGGCATCATCGACAAGCTCACCCCGGCCGATCTGACCGGCGGCCGGATCGTGGCCGGCACCGGCACCGTCGACGAGGCCGGCAAGGTCGGCCCGATCGGCGGCATCCCGCAGAAACTGCACGGCGCCAAGGCGTCCGGCGCGACGTATTTCCTCGTCCCGGCCGGCAACTGCGCCGAGGCCCGGCGCAACGCGGTGCCCGGCCTGCCGATGGCCAAGGTCGAGACGGTCGACGACGCGCTGGCCGCGCTCACGACCATCGCCGCCGGGGGCACCCCGGCCGGCTGCTAA
- a CDS encoding LamG domain-containing protein — protein MSLPEPPARRPDLDDDFAGPRLRDDLWIDHYLPQWTTPDRSAARYDFDGGGLRLRIDEDQRDWRPEDAPLRVSNIQTGTFAGPLGSGRGTHRHRPDGLVVRTETPARLLWAPRAGRVDITVTASVDEGCMLAAWLVGTEHLDARDSGEVCVFEIEAADLTTARCGIKAHHDDRLRPEMTEVRIPVDAARPHTWTAIWGPEGTVIGCEGVRLYRSAQAPRYPQFLLIDLWELGPRTGEHPKTARVHRVRGWDLGG, from the coding sequence ATGAGCCTCCCGGAGCCGCCCGCCCGCCGTCCCGACCTCGACGACGACTTCGCCGGGCCGCGCCTGCGCGACGACCTCTGGATCGATCACTACCTGCCACAGTGGACCACCCCGGACCGGTCCGCGGCCCGCTACGACTTCGACGGCGGCGGCCTGCGCCTGCGGATCGACGAGGACCAGCGGGACTGGCGGCCCGAGGACGCACCACTGCGGGTTTCCAACATCCAGACCGGTACGTTCGCCGGCCCGCTGGGCTCCGGCCGGGGCACCCACCGGCACCGCCCGGACGGCCTGGTCGTGCGGACCGAGACGCCGGCCCGGCTGCTCTGGGCGCCCCGCGCCGGCCGGGTCGACATCACCGTCACCGCCAGTGTGGACGAGGGCTGCATGCTCGCCGCCTGGCTGGTCGGCACCGAGCACCTGGACGCGCGGGACAGCGGCGAGGTGTGCGTCTTCGAGATCGAGGCGGCCGACCTGACCACCGCCCGGTGCGGGATCAAGGCGCACCACGACGACCGGCTCCGGCCGGAGATGACCGAGGTCCGGATCCCGGTGGACGCCGCGCGGCCGCACACCTGGACGGCGATCTGGGGTCCGGAGGGCACCGTCATCGGCTGCGAGGGCGTGCGGCTCTATCGCTCGGCGCAGGCTCCGCGCTACCCCCAGTTCCTGCTGATCGACCTGTGGGAGCTCGGTCCGCGTACCGGAGAGCATCCCAAGACGGCCCGGGTGCACCGGGTCCGCGGCTGGGACCTCGGCGGTTAG
- a CDS encoding group II truncated hemoglobin: protein MTVEYIRYRIPGDTAAFEQAIARAARFLARAPQCADYELSHRTDQPDSYLLRITWAAGSGGEPIPAFLAEIEPYADAIEERSRYEPAEVAGAGGSVPSMYEWAGGLEALERLTERFYQLVPADELVGPLFARMDPGHPRHVALWLAEVFGGPDRYTRERGGYPAMLGHHLGKAITEPQRRRWVSLLLDAADEVGLPDDPEFRAAFVGYLEWGTRLALANSQLGATPPRQAPVPHWGWGVAPPYQG from the coding sequence ATGACGGTCGAGTACATCCGATACCGCATCCCTGGTGACACCGCCGCCTTCGAGCAGGCCATCGCCCGCGCGGCCCGATTCCTGGCCCGGGCGCCGCAGTGCGCCGACTACGAACTGAGCCACCGCACCGACCAGCCGGACAGCTACCTGCTGCGGATCACCTGGGCCGCCGGCTCCGGTGGCGAGCCGATCCCGGCCTTCCTCGCCGAGATCGAGCCCTACGCCGACGCGATCGAGGAGAGGTCCCGCTATGAGCCGGCCGAGGTGGCCGGCGCCGGCGGTTCCGTGCCGAGCATGTACGAGTGGGCCGGCGGCCTCGAGGCGCTCGAGCGGCTGACCGAGCGGTTCTACCAGCTCGTGCCGGCCGACGAGCTGGTCGGGCCGCTGTTCGCCCGGATGGACCCGGGCCATCCGCGGCACGTCGCGTTGTGGCTGGCCGAGGTGTTCGGCGGGCCGGACCGCTACACCAGGGAGCGCGGCGGATACCCGGCCATGCTCGGGCATCACCTCGGGAAGGCGATCACCGAGCCGCAGCGGCGGCGCTGGGTGAGCCTGCTGCTCGACGCGGCCGACGAGGTCGGGCTGCCGGACGATCCGGAGTTCCGGGCGGCGTTCGTGGGCTACCTCGAGTGGGGCACCCGGCTGGCGCTGGCCAACTCGCAGCTGGGAGCCACCCCACCCCGGCAGGCTCCGGTGCCGCATTGGGGGTGGGGGGTGGCGCCGCCGTACCAGGGGTGA